In one window of Kitasatospora sp. MMS16-BH015 DNA:
- a CDS encoding DUF1345 domain-containing protein encodes MNDPAPTSAGKPAPGAGTTDSAGLPAWRQQTEGEQRWAAMAAVLTAVALQLFLPARLTVRPHWLLPALELLLVAALFAFHPHRRLDRRSRLLRTLSISLTAAISLANGWSAVTLVRELLHSTGAPNALALLGTGGAVWATNVIAFALWYWEWDRGGPAARAAGEHAYPDFLFPQMQTDGIAPPDWEPGFLDYLYVAFTNATAFSPTDTMPLSAWAKLLMILQSAVSLLTVLLVVARAVNILQ; translated from the coding sequence ATGAACGACCCCGCTCCGACCTCCGCCGGCAAGCCCGCACCCGGCGCCGGCACCACCGACTCCGCCGGCCTGCCTGCCTGGCGGCAGCAGACCGAGGGTGAGCAGCGCTGGGCCGCGATGGCCGCCGTACTCACGGCCGTGGCGCTCCAGCTCTTCCTCCCCGCCCGGCTCACCGTGCGGCCGCACTGGCTGCTGCCCGCGCTCGAACTCCTGCTGGTGGCCGCCCTCTTCGCCTTCCACCCGCACCGGCGCCTGGACCGCCGCTCCCGGCTGCTGCGCACCCTGAGCATCAGCCTGACCGCCGCCATCAGCCTGGCCAACGGGTGGTCGGCGGTGACGCTGGTGCGCGAACTGCTGCACTCCACCGGGGCGCCCAACGCCCTGGCGCTGCTCGGCACCGGCGGGGCGGTCTGGGCCACCAACGTGATCGCCTTCGCCCTCTGGTACTGGGAGTGGGACCGGGGCGGCCCGGCCGCCCGCGCGGCCGGCGAACACGCCTACCCCGACTTCCTCTTCCCGCAGATGCAGACCGACGGCATCGCGCCGCCCGACTGGGAGCCGGGCTTCCTCGACTACCTCTACGTCGCGTTCACCAACGCGACGGCCTTCTCACCCACCGACACCATGCCGCTCTCGGCCTGGGCCAAGCTGCTGATGATCCTCCAGTCGGCGGTCTCGCTGCTCACCGTCCTGCTGGTGGTGGCCCGCGCGGTCAACATCCTCCAGTAG
- a CDS encoding G1 family glutamic endopeptidase, protein MSAAPRRRTPALAAALLAVLASAAPAVAAAPGSLQAPMIPNGVAPHLAGTHGAVLHSTSSNWSGYAATGARFTSVSASWVQPAATCTGTSTWSSFWIGLDGDGSNSVEQTGSEVDCSSGQPQYYAWYEMYPAYPVNYSNTVRPGDHFNSTITTNGSGSFTLTLTDSTQGWTRTVNKSLKNAALASAEIIAEAPSSSSGVLPLTNFGKVSFTNATANGQAIGNFSPDAITMASGSTTKAATSGLSGGNAFSVTFKHS, encoded by the coding sequence ATGTCAGCTGCACCCCGCCGCCGCACCCCCGCCCTCGCCGCCGCCCTGCTCGCGGTGCTCGCCTCCGCCGCCCCGGCCGTGGCCGCCGCCCCCGGCTCGCTCCAGGCCCCGATGATCCCGAACGGGGTCGCCCCGCACCTGGCCGGGACGCACGGCGCGGTACTGCACAGCACCAGCAGCAACTGGTCCGGCTACGCGGCGACCGGCGCCAGGTTCACCAGCGTGAGCGCCAGCTGGGTGCAGCCCGCCGCGACCTGCACCGGCACCTCCACCTGGTCGAGCTTCTGGATCGGCCTCGACGGCGACGGCAGCAACTCGGTGGAGCAGACCGGCTCCGAGGTGGACTGCTCCAGCGGCCAGCCGCAGTACTACGCCTGGTACGAGATGTACCCCGCCTACCCGGTGAACTACAGCAACACCGTCCGCCCCGGTGACCACTTCAACTCCACCATCACCACCAACGGCAGCGGCAGCTTCACCCTCACGCTGACCGACTCCACCCAGGGGTGGACCCGCACCGTCAACAAGTCGCTCAAGAACGCCGCCCTCGCCTCCGCCGAGATCATCGCCGAGGCCCCCTCCAGCTCGAGCGGCGTGCTCCCGCTCACCAACTTCGGCAAGGTCTCCTTCACCAACGCCACCGCCAACGGCCAGGCCATCGGCAACTTCAGCCCCGACGCCATCACCATGGCTTCCGGCTCCACCACCAAGGCGGCCACCTCCGGCCTCTCCGGCGGCAACGCCTTCTCGGTGACCTTCAAGCACAGCTGA
- a CDS encoding GNAT family N-acetyltransferase → MTLTPLRSADWPAVHSWASLPEVCRHQAWGPNSEAQSREFVRRAVEARAADPQVRYPYLVRLGEQAGDPVGMAEVHVRSRAHRQGEITYALHPRAWGRGVGTATARALLTVAFGELGLHRVQATCDPRNLGSARVLAKAGLREEGLLRHTALLRDGWRDSLVFGLLAEEFGPTGLGGPAGQDLADC, encoded by the coding sequence GTGACCCTGACGCCGCTCCGGTCGGCCGACTGGCCGGCCGTGCACAGCTGGGCGAGCCTCCCGGAGGTGTGCCGCCACCAGGCCTGGGGTCCCAACTCCGAGGCGCAGAGCCGGGAGTTCGTCCGCCGGGCGGTCGAGGCCCGGGCGGCTGATCCGCAGGTCCGGTACCCCTACCTCGTCCGGCTGGGGGAGCAGGCCGGCGACCCGGTCGGCATGGCGGAGGTACATGTCCGCAGCCGGGCCCACCGGCAGGGGGAGATCACCTACGCGCTGCACCCCCGGGCCTGGGGCCGGGGCGTGGGCACCGCCACCGCGCGGGCGCTGCTGACCGTGGCCTTCGGCGAGTTGGGGCTGCACCGGGTGCAGGCCACCTGCGATCCGCGCAACCTCGGCTCGGCCCGGGTGCTGGCCAAGGCCGGCCTGCGCGAGGAGGGCCTGCTGCGGCACACCGCGCTGCTGCGGGACGGCTGGCGGGATTCGCTGGTCTTCGGTCTGCTGGCGGAGGAGTTCGGCCCGACGGGGCTCGGAGGGCCGGCCGGTCAGGATCTTGCTGACTGCTGA
- a CDS encoding YbhB/YbcL family Raf kinase inhibitor-like protein, with protein sequence MPTADRPPLPHDFLRPVPSFSLSSTDVPDGGTLAEAQVYEAGNVSPQLSWAGFPAETKSFAVTCFDPDAPTGSGWWHWVLFDLPADTTELPTGAGSGEFPGLPAGAVHGRNDYGSKDFGGAAPPPGHGPHRYVFTVHALPVEKLGLDSDTSCAAIGGTLGFLALGRASIIAEYENH encoded by the coding sequence ATGCCCACGGCCGACCGTCCGCCCCTGCCCCACGACTTCCTGCGGCCCGTCCCGTCCTTCTCGCTCTCCAGCACCGACGTCCCGGACGGCGGCACGCTGGCCGAGGCCCAGGTCTACGAGGCGGGCAACGTCTCGCCGCAGCTCAGCTGGGCCGGCTTCCCGGCCGAGACCAAGAGCTTCGCGGTGACCTGCTTCGACCCGGACGCGCCGACCGGGAGCGGCTGGTGGCACTGGGTGCTCTTCGACCTGCCGGCCGACACCACCGAGCTCCCGACCGGGGCCGGCTCCGGTGAGTTCCCGGGCCTGCCGGCCGGGGCGGTCCACGGTCGGAACGACTACGGCTCCAAGGACTTCGGCGGCGCCGCCCCGCCGCCCGGGCACGGCCCGCACCGCTACGTGTTCACGGTGCACGCGCTGCCGGTCGAGAAGCTGGGCCTCGACTCGGACACCTCCTGCGCCGCGATCGGCGGCACCCTGGGCTTCCTCGCCCTCGGCCGGGCCAGCATCATCGCCGAGTACGAGAACCACTGA
- a CDS encoding DUF4440 domain-containing protein, translated as MSQDVAGSKAEIDALTAEFFGAFDNRGGKPAEVDRIRRLVLPQGVIVVTGANYRVYTVEEFIAPRERLLAEGRLVEFSEWETSERTEIVGDIATRTGEYAKSGVLDGEPYGGEGTKTFQFVRTPEGWRIAAFSWYDQV; from the coding sequence ATGTCTCAGGATGTTGCCGGCTCCAAGGCCGAAATAGACGCGCTGACCGCCGAGTTCTTCGGTGCCTTCGACAACCGGGGCGGCAAGCCCGCCGAGGTGGACCGGATCCGGCGGCTGGTGCTGCCGCAGGGTGTGATCGTGGTGACCGGCGCCAACTACAGGGTCTACACCGTCGAGGAGTTCATCGCCCCGCGGGAGCGCCTGCTCGCCGAGGGGCGGCTGGTCGAGTTCTCCGAGTGGGAGACCTCCGAGCGGACCGAGATCGTCGGCGACATCGCCACCCGCACCGGCGAGTACGCCAAGTCCGGCGTGCTGGACGGCGAGCCCTACGGGGGCGAGGGCACCAAGACCTTCCAGTTCGTCCGCACCCCCGAGGGCTGGCGGATCGCGGCCTTCTCCTGGTACGACCAGGTCTGA
- a CDS encoding putative Ig domain-containing protein, protein MINSKAPAPSESPVRPRTGRRGRAALAAASLIAVTLLAAGQPALAAPLRVEAAPSAQAAATTQHRVLFDATKAETAGNADWIISTSQPDPLAQNANPSSETSWTGAISAWGVALQKTGRYSLKTLPSGNSITYGNSANPLDLSNFDTFVLPEPNIRLSAAEKTAVMTFVQNGGGLFLISDHTQSDRNNDGWDSPAIINDLMTSNGVNNTDPFGFSVDLKNITTDNPRAISNSTDPVLNGPFGAVTGSILRNGTTFTLNPADNPAVKGLVYLSTGASGGNTNAFFVTSAFGKGKVAIWGDSSTVDDGTGESGKTLYNGWDDPAGTNAALALNATEWLSTGSGATGGGSVSVTAPGNRTATVGTATSLQLAATDSAGGTLSWSATGLPAGLSLNSSTGLISGTPTTAGSYTVNVTATDSTGPSGSASFTWTVAGAGGSGCTPTQLLGNPGFESGTASPWVETNTSGSSAISNSASEPTHGGSYDAWLDGYGTTNTDTLAQTVTIPAGCTSANFSFWLHIDSAASTTTVFDTLKVQVLNSSGSVLSTLATYSNVNAASGYTQRSFNLAAYAGQTVTLKFTGAEDSTKQTSFVIDDTALNVS, encoded by the coding sequence ATGATCAACAGCAAGGCTCCCGCGCCCTCCGAGTCCCCCGTCCGTCCGCGCACCGGCCGTCGGGGCCGGGCCGCGCTCGCCGCGGCCTCGCTGATCGCGGTCACCCTGCTGGCTGCGGGCCAGCCGGCCCTGGCCGCGCCCCTGCGGGTGGAGGCCGCGCCGAGCGCGCAGGCCGCCGCGACCACGCAGCACCGGGTGCTCTTCGACGCCACCAAGGCCGAGACCGCCGGGAACGCCGACTGGATCATCTCCACCAGCCAGCCCGACCCGCTCGCCCAGAACGCCAACCCGAGCTCCGAGACCTCCTGGACCGGTGCGATCTCCGCCTGGGGCGTCGCCCTGCAGAAGACCGGCCGCTACAGCCTCAAGACGCTGCCCAGCGGCAACAGCATCACCTACGGCAACAGCGCCAACCCGCTGGACCTCTCCAACTTCGACACCTTCGTGCTGCCCGAGCCGAACATCCGGCTCTCCGCCGCCGAGAAGACCGCCGTGATGACCTTCGTGCAGAACGGCGGCGGCCTCTTCCTGATCTCCGACCACACCCAGAGCGACCGCAACAACGACGGCTGGGACTCGCCGGCGATCATCAACGACCTGATGACCAGCAACGGCGTCAACAACACCGACCCGTTCGGCTTCTCGGTCGACCTGAAGAACATCACCACCGACAACCCGCGCGCCATCAGCAACTCCACCGACCCGGTGTTGAACGGCCCGTTCGGCGCGGTGACCGGCAGCATCCTGCGCAACGGCACCACCTTCACCCTCAACCCGGCCGACAACCCGGCGGTCAAGGGCCTGGTCTACCTCTCCACCGGCGCGAGCGGCGGCAACACCAACGCCTTCTTCGTGACCAGCGCCTTCGGCAAGGGCAAGGTGGCGATCTGGGGCGACAGCTCCACCGTCGACGACGGCACCGGCGAGTCCGGCAAGACCCTCTACAACGGCTGGGACGACCCGGCGGGCACCAACGCCGCGCTCGCCCTCAACGCCACCGAGTGGCTCTCCACCGGCTCCGGCGCGACCGGCGGCGGCAGCGTCTCCGTCACCGCGCCGGGCAACCGCACCGCCACCGTCGGCACCGCCACCAGCCTGCAGCTGGCCGCCACCGACTCGGCCGGGGGCACCCTGAGCTGGTCGGCCACCGGCCTGCCCGCCGGGCTGAGCCTGAACTCCTCGACCGGTCTGATCAGCGGCACTCCGACCACGGCCGGCAGCTACACGGTCAACGTCACCGCCACCGACTCCACCGGCCCCTCCGGCAGCGCGAGCTTCACCTGGACGGTGGCCGGCGCCGGCGGCAGCGGCTGCACGCCCACCCAGCTGCTCGGCAACCCCGGCTTCGAGAGCGGCACGGCCTCGCCCTGGGTGGAGACCAACACCAGCGGCTCCTCGGCGATCAGCAACAGCGCGAGCGAGCCCACCCACGGCGGCAGCTACGACGCCTGGCTCGACGGCTACGGCACCACCAACACCGACACCCTGGCCCAGACCGTCACCATCCCGGCCGGCTGCACCAGCGCCAACTTCAGCTTCTGGCTGCACATCGACTCCGCCGCCTCCACCACCACGGTGTTCGACACCCTCAAGGTGCAGGTGCTGAACAGCTCGGGCAGCGTGCTCTCCACCCTGGCCACCTACTCCAACGTGAACGCGGCGAGCGGCTACACCCAGCGCAGCTTCAACCTGGCCGCCTACGCCGGGCAGACCGTGACCCTGAAGTTCACCGGGGCCGAGGACAGCACCAAGCAGACCTCCTTCGTGATCGACGACACCGCGCTGAACGTCTCCTGA
- a CDS encoding LysE family translocator, whose amino-acid sequence MLSTLLPFLGACALIAASPGPSTMLIIRQSLRSKRAGFLTVLGNETGVFVWGVVAACGLTALLTASQLAYDLMRVVGAVTLVWFGIRTLLDSRRGHPAEADPARATAEADPAGATAEPERSGLASYRSGLLLNLANPKAAVFAMSFLPQFVPQGAPALPSMIGLAAVWAVFEIGWYGLYVWFVARLRAVVSRVEVRRRLEQVSGGVLLLLGIRMAVEG is encoded by the coding sequence ATGCTGAGTACGCTCCTCCCCTTCCTCGGCGCCTGTGCGCTGATCGCGGCCTCCCCCGGCCCCAGCACCATGCTCATCATCCGACAGTCGCTGCGCAGCAAGCGGGCCGGCTTCCTCACCGTGCTCGGCAACGAGACCGGGGTGTTCGTCTGGGGCGTGGTGGCCGCCTGCGGGCTGACGGCGCTGCTCACCGCCTCGCAGCTGGCCTACGACCTCATGCGGGTGGTCGGGGCCGTGACCCTGGTCTGGTTCGGCATCCGGACCCTGCTCGACTCCCGGCGCGGACACCCGGCCGAGGCCGACCCCGCCAGGGCAACGGCCGAGGCCGACCCCGCCGGGGCGACGGCCGAGCCGGAGCGCTCCGGCCTCGCCTCGTACCGATCGGGCCTGCTGCTCAACCTGGCCAACCCCAAGGCGGCCGTGTTCGCGATGTCCTTCCTCCCGCAGTTCGTGCCGCAGGGCGCCCCGGCGCTGCCGAGCATGATCGGGCTGGCCGCCGTCTGGGCGGTCTTCGAGATCGGCTGGTACGGGCTGTACGTGTGGTTCGTGGCCCGGCTGCGGGCGGTCGTCTCCCGGGTGGAGGTGCGGCGTCGGCTGGAGCAGGTCTCCGGTGGGGTGCTGCTCCTGCTCGGCATCCGGATGGCCGTCGAGGGCTGA
- a CDS encoding MFS transporter: protein MRGLWGHRNARLFLAGQILSTFGDSALWLAMGIWVKMLTGSASAAGLAFFMLTLGTLTGPLGGVLADRLRRRPLLIAANLATAALVLLLLLVHDRDQVWLVHLVMFGYGVSAGVLGPAQVALQQSMLPEELFAGANSALQTAQSGMRLVTPLLGAGLLATLGATPVILGDVLTFLVAVAALAAVRIREDRPVPSERHWLAEAAAGARHIGRTRPLRQLALAGALAVTAFGLCETVFFAVVAKGLHRPDTFLGVLVSVQGVGAIAAGLTAGALVRRYGEGRLVALGLACGTLAFLLLTPSSTPAVLAGSALLGASMPWLNVGIMTLFQRRTPAELMGRTDAALGLLLSTPQSVAVALGAALIAVTDYRLLLLLMAALMALAAVFLLTRPEHRRPAPPEPPTVAP, encoded by the coding sequence ATGCGCGGACTGTGGGGGCACCGCAACGCCAGGCTCTTCCTGGCCGGGCAGATCCTGTCGACCTTCGGGGATTCGGCGCTCTGGCTGGCGATGGGCATCTGGGTCAAGATGCTGACCGGCAGCGCCTCGGCGGCCGGGTTGGCCTTCTTCATGCTGACCCTCGGCACGCTGACCGGGCCGCTCGGCGGGGTGCTCGCCGACCGGCTGCGCCGGCGGCCGCTGCTGATCGCCGCCAACCTGGCCACCGCCGCGCTGGTGCTGCTCCTGCTGCTCGTGCACGACCGCGACCAGGTCTGGCTGGTCCACCTGGTGATGTTCGGCTACGGGGTCTCCGCCGGGGTGCTCGGCCCGGCCCAGGTGGCGCTCCAACAGAGCATGCTCCCGGAGGAGTTGTTCGCCGGGGCGAACAGCGCGCTGCAGACCGCCCAGTCCGGCATGCGGCTGGTCACCCCGCTGCTCGGCGCCGGTCTGCTCGCCACCCTCGGGGCCACCCCGGTGATCCTGGGGGACGTGCTGACCTTCCTGGTGGCCGTCGCCGCGCTGGCCGCCGTCCGGATCCGCGAGGACCGGCCGGTGCCGAGCGAGCGGCACTGGCTCGCCGAGGCCGCCGCCGGGGCCCGCCACATCGGCCGCACCCGCCCGCTGCGCCAACTCGCCCTGGCCGGCGCGCTCGCGGTCACGGCCTTCGGGCTCTGCGAGACCGTCTTCTTCGCCGTGGTGGCCAAGGGCCTGCACCGACCCGACACCTTCCTCGGCGTGCTGGTCTCGGTGCAGGGCGTGGGCGCGATCGCGGCCGGGCTGACGGCCGGTGCGCTGGTCCGCCGCTACGGCGAAGGCCGACTGGTGGCCCTCGGGTTGGCCTGCGGCACGCTCGCCTTCCTCCTCCTCACCCCCTCCTCCACCCCCGCCGTGCTGGCCGGTTCGGCCCTGCTCGGCGCCAGCATGCCCTGGCTCAACGTGGGCATCATGACCCTCTTCCAGCGCCGCACCCCAGCAGAGTTGATGGGACGCACCGACGCCGCCCTCGGCCTGCTGCTCTCCACCCCGCAGTCGGTGGCCGTCGCCCTCGGCGCCGCGCTGATCGCCGTCACCGACTACCGACTGCTACTGCTCCTCATGGCCGCCCTGATGGCACTGGCCGCCGTCTTCCTCCTCACCCGCCCCGAACACCGCCGCCCGGCCCCGCCCGAGCCGCCTACCGTGGCACCATGA
- the cpt gene encoding chloramphenicol phosphotransferase CPT has product MTTRLIILNGGSSSGKSSIARALQTQLPRPWLTFGVDTLIEALPPTVRDGSAGLEIGPDGTVAVGPTFRELEAAWIAGLAAMARAGARIVLDEVFLGGPASRQRWEQALRGLPVLWVGVRCAAATAAAREAARGDRFTGMAADQAESVHRGLVYDLEVDTTHRSAADCARLIAARLDCPPPTAPPPAPS; this is encoded by the coding sequence ATGACGACTAGGCTGATCATCCTCAACGGCGGCTCCAGCTCCGGCAAGTCCAGCATCGCCCGGGCCCTCCAGACCCAACTCCCGCGCCCGTGGCTGACCTTCGGCGTCGACACCCTGATCGAGGCACTGCCGCCCACCGTCCGGGACGGCTCCGCCGGGCTGGAGATCGGCCCGGACGGCACGGTCGCCGTCGGCCCCACCTTCCGCGAACTGGAGGCGGCCTGGATCGCGGGCCTCGCCGCGATGGCCCGAGCCGGCGCCCGGATCGTGCTGGACGAGGTCTTCCTCGGCGGCCCGGCCTCCCGGCAGCGCTGGGAGCAGGCCCTGCGCGGCCTGCCGGTGCTCTGGGTCGGGGTGCGCTGCGCGGCCGCCACCGCCGCCGCCCGCGAGGCGGCCCGGGGCGACCGGTTCACGGGCATGGCCGCCGACCAGGCGGAGTCGGTGCACCGGGGGCTGGTCTACGACCTGGAGGTGGACACCACTCACCGCTCGGCGGCGGACTGCGCCCGCCTCATCGCCGCCCGGCTCGACTGCCCCCCGCCCACTGCCCCGCCGCCCGCTCCGTCCTGA
- a CDS encoding spherulation-specific family 4 protein, translating to MRSAVKGLTAILLSSLLAIPAAAGTASATTSVRGLEIGVPAYVWPGDPMLTDLTAATPAASIAILNPGNGDTAFDASWQAQADTVRQGTPAAGGHTKVIGYVHTDGGGRSLAAVEASIDNYLKTADKRLHVDGIFFDVVARDCGTNNSLRDYYLTLRQYVQTTMNAIDPNAAELVVDNPGTAIADCYLEAGHRTADTFVTYEGTYADYTGTGWLGGNTFNSTAGYYSGASFDPSGTAFWHLVYGVPNSTAMNTALTTAFNRGAGYAYATDAGMPNPWNVSPSWKFTAQTAYAATIG from the coding sequence ATGCGCAGTGCGGTGAAGGGCCTGACGGCCATCCTGCTCAGCTCGCTGCTCGCGATACCGGCCGCCGCCGGCACCGCTTCGGCCACCACCTCGGTGCGCGGCCTGGAGATCGGCGTGCCCGCGTACGTCTGGCCGGGCGACCCGATGCTCACCGACCTGACGGCGGCCACCCCGGCCGCCTCGATCGCCATCCTCAACCCCGGCAACGGCGACACCGCCTTCGACGCCTCCTGGCAGGCCCAGGCCGACACCGTGCGCCAGGGCACCCCGGCCGCCGGCGGCCACACCAAGGTGATCGGCTATGTCCACACCGACGGCGGGGGCCGATCGCTGGCCGCCGTCGAGGCCTCGATCGACAACTACCTCAAGACCGCCGACAAGCGTCTGCACGTGGACGGCATCTTCTTCGACGTGGTCGCCCGCGACTGCGGCACCAACAACAGCCTGCGGGACTACTACCTCACGCTGCGCCAGTACGTGCAGACCACGATGAACGCGATCGACCCGAACGCCGCCGAGCTCGTCGTCGACAACCCGGGCACCGCGATCGCCGACTGCTACCTGGAGGCCGGCCACCGCACCGCCGACACCTTCGTCACCTACGAGGGCACCTACGCCGACTACACCGGCACCGGCTGGCTCGGCGGCAACACCTTCAACTCCACCGCCGGCTACTACTCGGGCGCCTCCTTCGACCCGAGCGGCACCGCCTTCTGGCACCTCGTCTACGGCGTGCCGAACTCCACCGCGATGAACACCGCGCTCACCACCGCCTTCAACCGCGGCGCGGGCTACGCCTACGCCACCGACGCGGGCATGCCCAACCCCTGGAACGTCAGCCCGTCCTGGAAGTTCACCGCCCAGACCGCCTACGCCGCCACCATCGGCTGA
- a CDS encoding NAD(P)-dependent oxidoreductase, producing the protein MASTDSTREQRMERPAVGFVGLGSMGRGMAGSLLRAGYRVVVWNRSPGPVQEMVDQGAAAAADLAEVFRQPVVVSMLANDAAVTELLLDPELLAQATARTHLNSATVSPELTVRAAALHAEHGIGYLAAPVLGRAEVAAAGELNILAAGDRGIVEEQKELLDALGRRTWHLGDRPEQASLAKITVNYTLVCAIEAMAEACALAEAGGIRPVDLVELLSSTIFPGPVYQGYGSMIAERRYEPAGFRLELGLKDVQLALAAGAEQRVPLPIAGVVRDAFLEALAHGRAEQDWAAVAEVARRRAGLA; encoded by the coding sequence GTGGCGTCGACGGACTCGACTCGGGAGCAGCGGATGGAACGACCTGCCGTCGGTTTTGTCGGACTCGGCAGCATGGGCCGGGGGATGGCGGGCAGCCTGCTGCGCGCCGGGTACCGGGTGGTGGTGTGGAACCGATCACCTGGGCCGGTGCAGGAGATGGTCGACCAGGGCGCCGCCGCCGCGGCGGACCTCGCCGAGGTCTTCCGGCAGCCGGTGGTGGTCTCGATGCTCGCCAACGACGCGGCGGTGACCGAACTGCTCCTCGACCCGGAGCTGTTGGCGCAGGCCACCGCCCGGACCCACCTCAACTCCGCCACCGTCTCTCCCGAACTCACCGTCCGGGCGGCCGCGTTGCACGCCGAGCACGGCATCGGGTACCTCGCGGCTCCGGTGCTCGGCCGCGCGGAGGTGGCCGCCGCCGGGGAGTTGAACATCCTGGCCGCCGGCGACCGCGGGATCGTCGAGGAGCAGAAGGAACTGCTGGACGCCCTCGGCCGCCGTACCTGGCACCTCGGCGACCGGCCCGAGCAGGCCAGCCTCGCCAAGATCACCGTCAACTACACCTTGGTCTGCGCGATCGAGGCGATGGCCGAGGCCTGCGCCCTGGCCGAGGCGGGCGGGATCCGCCCGGTCGACCTGGTCGAGCTGCTCAGCAGCACGATCTTCCCCGGCCCGGTCTACCAGGGCTACGGCTCGATGATCGCCGAACGGCGGTACGAACCGGCGGGCTTCCGGCTGGAGTTGGGGCTCAAGGACGTCCAGCTGGCGCTCGCCGCCGGCGCGGAGCAGCGAGTGCCGCTGCCGATCGCCGGCGTGGTGCGGGACGCCTTCCTGGAGGCCCTCGCGCACGGCCGGGCCGAGCAGGACTGGGCGGCGGTCGCGGAGGTGGCCCGGCGCCGGGCCGGGCTGGCCTGA
- the hemC gene encoding hydroxymethylbilane synthase, which yields MPSTESSTHPAPGASAQGDTGAVPPTELIRIVSRSSPMALAQVERVRAELARLHPGIRTEVVPVTTSGDRWMGDLAKLGGKGAFTKEVDAALLAGEADLAVHCVKDVPADRPLPAGTVFAAFLKRDDVRDALVHPAGLTLDQLPAGTRIGTSSVRRIAQLSVSHPHLDCVPMRGNANRRLEKLAAGEADALLLALSGLQRIGETERISEVLSVETMCPPIGAGVLALQCREEDTTTIAAVTGLGDSDAWRETTAERMLLHVLQGHCNSPIAGYARAERDGRLSLRARVFTPDGKTVLDAHEWAGPLDPATLGTSVAVALLRQGARELIDTIPH from the coding sequence ATGCCCTCCACCGAGTCGAGCACTCACCCCGCACCCGGCGCGTCCGCCCAGGGCGACACCGGCGCCGTGCCGCCCACCGAGCTGATCCGGATCGTCTCCCGGTCCTCGCCGATGGCGCTGGCCCAGGTGGAGCGGGTCCGGGCGGAGCTGGCCCGGCTGCACCCGGGGATCCGCACCGAGGTGGTGCCCGTCACCACCTCGGGCGACCGCTGGATGGGTGATCTGGCCAAGCTCGGCGGCAAGGGGGCGTTCACCAAGGAGGTGGACGCCGCGCTGCTGGCCGGCGAGGCCGACCTGGCGGTGCACTGCGTCAAGGACGTGCCCGCCGACCGGCCGCTGCCGGCCGGCACGGTGTTCGCCGCGTTCCTCAAGCGCGACGACGTGCGGGACGCGCTGGTGCACCCCGCCGGGCTGACGCTGGACCAGCTGCCCGCCGGCACCCGGATCGGCACCTCCTCGGTCCGCCGGATCGCCCAGCTCTCGGTCTCGCACCCGCACCTGGACTGCGTGCCGATGCGCGGCAACGCCAACCGGCGGCTGGAGAAGCTGGCGGCCGGCGAGGCCGACGCGCTGCTGCTCGCGCTCTCCGGGCTGCAGCGGATCGGCGAGACCGAGCGGATCTCCGAGGTGCTTTCGGTGGAGACGATGTGCCCGCCGATCGGCGCCGGGGTGCTCGCGCTCCAGTGCCGCGAGGAGGACACCACCACCATCGCCGCCGTCACCGGCCTCGGCGACTCCGACGCCTGGCGGGAGACCACCGCCGAGCGGATGCTGCTGCACGTGCTCCAGGGCCACTGCAACTCGCCGATCGCCGGCTACGCCCGCGCCGAGCGGGACGGCCGGCTCTCGCTGCGGGCCCGGGTGTTCACCCCGGACGGCAAGACCGTGCTGGACGCCCACGAGTGGGCGGGCCCGCTGGACCCGGCCACCCTGGGCACCTCGGTGGCTGTCGCGCTGCTTCGGCAGGGGGCGCGGGAGCTGATCGACACCATCCCGCACTGA